DNA sequence from the Carnobacterium funditum DSM 5970 genome:
GTGTTACTCACCCGTCCGCCACTCCTCTTTCCAGTCGAGTGCAAGCACTCAATAGGAAAGAAGCGTTCGACTTGCATGTATTAGGCATGCCGCCAGCGTTCGTCCTGAGCCAGGATCAAACTCTCATAAAAGTTGAACCAACCCGTTAGGATTGCTTCGCTTTTTAACGATGCTTGAAGCTCATTAAAATGACTTGCTAGCGAATAATTATTCACTTTGTTTCTTTTGGTTCGACCCTTGGTCGAACCGCCGTACACAGTTTATTGTTTTACTTTGTTCAGTTTTCAAAGGTCTAATTTGTTTGCCGTTGTCGTTTTGACAACTTCTAAATATTACCAGAAGTTATTTAATTTGTCAACAACAAAATTGAATTTATTTTTTGGATTTTTATTCATCTTACTAAATAAATAACTGATTTATTGCCTCCACATTTTATCATGATATCTACAATCAAGTCAACAACAATATCGACTTATTTATTTTATCAGATACCTATATTTTCTTATTGGCAACTCATAGTACTTTACAGGGTAAATCATATCTTGTCAATCACTTATTAACTTAATTTCTCTTTTTTATTTTCAAATTTTAAAACTATATCGCTAATTTTAAAAAATAATATTCTTTGTTCAAACTAATTTATTTTGCTTCATCTGTGTACTGTCTAGGTTACACAATATTTTTTATATTTCTCATGTTAAAGAATTACTTAGACAAAAGAACGTTTATTCTTGATTCAATAGATCACGTTCTGTTTGTCGTTGCTTGTAGTACTCTCTTTTAAAATAGAATAAAAATAAGTATGCATTATTCATGCCTGACATTAGTTCATATCCCTATTTAAAAAATTGATTAAATACAAAACAAGTGTGAGATTCTCATCGCGAAATGAGAATCTCACACTTTTTATCTTTTTTAACGACGTACTTCTTTAATACGAGCTGCTTTACCATGTAATGCACGCAAGTAGTATAATTTAGCACGACGAACTTTACCAAAGCGGATAACTTCGATTATTGCAACACGTGGAGTATGCAATGGGAATGTACGTTCCACACCAACACCATTAGAAATTTTACGAACAGTATATGTTTCGCTAACTCCAGCTCCACGACGTTTTATTACTACGCCTTCAAACAATTGGATACGTTCTCTAGTACCCTCAACAATTTTAGCGTGAACACGGACGGTATCTCCTGGACGGAAAGCCGGAATATCTTCGCGTAATTGTTCGTTTGTGATTGATTCAATTAAGTTCATGTTTTTTTCTCCTTCCAACAAACATTCATACATCACCATTTGGACACAGCGGAATATCGTTATTTCAGCAGGTTTTACCCACTCACCAAGATAGTCTACCATATTCTAAAAAGAGTGTAAAGTAAATTTCCTTATTGTTCTATAGATTATTTTTCATTTATTATTTCATCTAACCATTTTTTTTGGTCTTTTGTAAATACTGTTTCTGTCAACATATCTGGTCTTCTCAAATATGTTCGGCGCAAAGATTCTTTTTCTTGCCATTCTGCAATTTTTTTATGGTTTCCACTAATTAAAACATCAGGTACTTTCATTCCTCGAAAGTCTGCAGGTCTTGTGTATTGAGGATGTTCCAAAAGGCCTGTTGAATGTGAATCTGCTTTAGCAGATTCTTCATTGCCTAAAACTTCCGGCAATAAACGAACAGCAGCATCAATAATAACCATCGCTCCCAATTCTCCACCAGTTAAAATGAAATCTCCAAGAGAAATTTCATCCGTCACTAGTGTCCGTATCCTTTCATCATAGCCTTCATAATGACCACAGATGAAAACTAAATGACTTTCTTCAGTTAATTCTTCAGCAAGACTTTGTGTGAATGGAACCCCTGCTGGATCTAATAAAATAACCCTTTTCTTTGTCTCAGGATTTTCAGACTTAATAGCATCTAAAGCACTAAATATAGGTTGAGCGGTCAACAACATACCTGCTCCTCCACCATAGGGATAATCGTCCACATTACGGTGTTTATTTTCGGAATAATCACGAAAATTTCTTACTGAGATGTCTACTAATTTTTTATCAACTGCTTTTCCAATAATTGATTCTGTTAACGGACCTTCAAACATTCTGGGAAATAAAGTTAAAATATCAATTTTCATTAATCTAATAACCCTTCCATCACATGAATGGTAACGTGTTTATTTTCTAAGTCAACATTTAATACGATATCTTCAATATAAGGAATCAATAGATCTTTGCCCTTAGGACGTTTTATTACCCAAACATCGTTTGCTCCAGGAGATAATACTTCTGTAACTTCCCCAAGTTCCTGCCCTTCTTCATCTTGAACAGATAATCCAATAATTTGATGCAAGTAATATTCATTTTCTGGTAAGTCTCCCAATTGATCAGAGGTTACTTTTAAAATTCCATCACGGTATTTTTCAACATCGTTGATATTAGAGTGATCTTGAAAAGAAAGTATATCAAACATTTTGTGTTTCCGATGACTTGCGACTATCAATTCAATCATTTTATTACCAGGTTGATCAAGCAATAATTTCGAGCCCTTCTTGTAACGCTTTTCTGGAAAATCTGTTCTCGAAATAACACGGACTTCTCCTTTAATTCCTTGAGTATTCACAATTTTACCTACATTATATAATTCAGTCATAGTATCCCTCGTTTTTTTATTATGTCTATTTTTTATTGTACCATATGTTTCGGTCACACTTATTAATAAGAGTGACTAAAAAAGAAAAAAACCATTCCTTAGAAATGGTTTTTTACTTCAAGAATTCTGGCTATTTTGAATAATTAGTCTTGTGCGTTTTGGCCCTTCGACTTTAACACTGTAGATAATTGCTCGAATAGCTTTTGCTACGCGACCTTTTTTCCCTATTAGTCGTCCGATATCATCAGGATGGACGGATAATTGATATTCTGAAAATTCATCTTTTTCAACAATATCAATTATTAATCTTTCCGGATAATTAACAAGTGGACGAACAATGGTAAGAATTAAATCATTCATGTCAGCCATCGTTCTCATCCTTTTTATTTGCTATTTTTTGAATCATGGAATTTTTTCATAACGCCTTCTTTTGAAAGGATATTACGAACTGTATCAGATGGTTGCGCACCTTCAGCTAACCATTTCAATACTAATTCTTCATTCAATTTCACTTCAGCTGGGCTAACAACTGGGTTGTATGTGCCTACTGGTTCGATAAAACGTCCATCACGTGGAGCGCGAGAATCTGCAACTACTATACGATAAAACGGATTTCTTTTAGAACCCATGCGTTTCAAGCGGATTTTTACTGCCATATTTATTACACCTCCATTAACTCTCTCTCAATAAGTATATTAACAGGAAATTTCATCCTTGTAAAGTGTTTTTTCTTTACAGTCTTTTTTTATTTTTTTTCAACCTTTAACGCTTCTTTTTATTTTTCTTTTTGACCTTCTTTTTATTTTTACGAGTCATAGATTTCATCGCCATCTTACCCATTTTTCCTTTAACACCTTGACCAAACATACCATCCATTCCATCAAAGTTTCCTTTAGTCATTTTGCTCATCATTTTTTTCGATTCATTAAATTGTTTAATCATGCGGTTAACTTCTGCAATTGGTCGTGCTGAGCCTCTCGCAATTCTCCGTCTTCTGCTTTGAGATAACAGATCAGGATTCTTACGCTCTTTAGGTGTCATAGATAAAACGATAGCTTTCATACGCGCTGTATCTTTTGGATCTATTTGAAGGTTCTCAAGTCCCGGCGCATTGCTCATGCCTGGAATCATTTTAATGATATCTTCTATTGGCCCCATATTACTAACTTGGTCCATTTGATCAATGAAGTCATTAAAATCAAAACTATTATCTTTTAATTTTTTTGTCATTTCTTCATTTTTCTTCTCATCAAAATCCTGTTGAGCTTTCTCGATTAGAGTAAGCATATCGCCCATACCTAGAATTCTATTTGCCATCCTGTCTGGATAAAACGGTTCTAATGCTTCTAATTTCTCACCTTGGCCAACAAATTTAATTGGTTTCCCGGTTACTGAGCGAATAGAAAGAGCTGCCCCGCCACGAGTATCGCCATCTAATTTCGTCAAGATTACACCCGTAATATTTAGCTGTTCATTAAATGAAGCTGCAACGTTCGCCGCTTCTTGGCCTGTCATTGCGTCTACTACTAAGAAAATTTCTGTAGGATTGACAGCAGCTTTTATATCAGAGAGCTCTGTCATAAGCTTTTCATCTATTTGCAAGCGTCCAGCCGTATCAATAATAACAAAATCTCGATGGTCATCTTTCGCTTTTTGAATCCCTTGTTTAGCAATTTCTACAGGACTGACTTGATCTCCCATCGAGAATACTGGAATATCCAATTGTTCTCCCAATGTTTCTAATTGTTGAATAGCAGCAGGACGATAAATATCGGCTGCTATCATCATTGGACGTTTATTTTGTGTTTTTCTTAAATGATTTACTAATTTACCCGCAGTTGTCGTTTTACCTGCTCCTTGTAGCCCAACCATCATAACTACAGTTGGAGCTTTTGCTGCCATTTGAATTGTGCTTTGCTCGCCACCCATTAAGGTTGTCAACTCTTCACTAACAATTTTTAAAATTTGTTGACTTGGTGAAAGACTTTCTAATACTTCTGATCCAACAGCACGTTCACTAACAATTTTCACAAAATCCTTTACTACTTTGAAGTTAACATCTGCTTCTAGCAAAGCTAGTCTTACTTCGCGCATCATTTCTTTTACATCTGCTTCTGATACCTTACCTTTGCGACGCATTTTTGCCATCGCATTTTGCAATCTTTCTGATAATCCTTCAAATGCCATTTAATTCACCATTCCTTTATTCTGCTGATTCTTTTTTCAACTTTTGAATATAACTTTGTAATCTACTATCATTTGGGTAATGAGTGGTTATATAGCTTGAAAACTCATCAAGCGTTTTTTCTGTCTGATTAAAGTTTTCTACCAAATGAAGTTTTTTTTCATAATCTGTTAAAATTTGTTCTGTTCTCCTAATGTTATCATATATAGCTTGTCGGCTCACATCAAAATCTTCTGCAATTTCACCCAAAGAATAATCATCTGCAAAATAAAGCAACATATATTTTTGTTGCTTTTCAGTGAGTAAAGATCCATAAAAATCGAAAAACGCATTCATGCGGTTCGTTCGTTCTATTTCCATTTTAACTCTTCCTTCTTTATCCGACCTGTTTTTACAGTGAGTCTCATTTTAGCACCTCTTAAGCGTACTCATTATCCGTTAAATAGTCAATAGTTTTAAGATGTTTCCTTCCTATTTCTACCAAGAATGAACGATATGTTAAACAAGTGAATTTTATAGTTTTAATTAAAGAAAAAAAGAACCTTTAAGGCTCTTTTTTCATTAGTTTTAATACAAAAAATTAAGGTTACATCGAATCCTTAATCAATGCACTGAATAATCCGTAGATATACTCGCCTGGATCAAACTCTTGTAAGTCATCTACTGCTTCACCTAAACCAACTAACTTAACCGGAATATCCAATTCTTTACGGATAGCTAAGACAATTCCACCTTTAGCCGTTCCATCTAATTTTGTTAAGACAATTCCAGTCACGTTCGTTGTTTGCTTAAATTGTTTAGCTTGCACCATAGCATTTTGACCAGTAGTTGCATCTAAAACTAGTAAAACTTCATGTGGTCCGTTACTAACTTCTTTTTCGATGACACGTTTCATTTTTTCTAATTCATTCATTAGATTAACTTTATTTTGCAAACGTCCAGCTGTATCAACAATCAAAATATCTGCTTCTTGTTGCTTAGCTTGACGTACAGCATCAAACACAACTGCCGCCGGATCACTACCGGCTTTTCCTGTTACGACTTGAGCTCCAACTCGCTCTCCCCATACAACTAGTTGCTCTATCGCTCCTGCTCTAAAAGTATCTCCTGCAGCCAGAACAACTTTTTTACCTTCTGATTGATAACGTTTTGCCATCTTTCCAATAGTGGTCGTTTTACCTACACCATTTACTCCTACTACCAAGATAACAGATAAACCGTTTTTGTTAAAATTAATTTCTGGTTTTTCAGTATTATCTTTTTCATAAATTTCGACCATTTTTTCAATAATAACTTGTTGTACTTCACCTTCACTCTTAGCATTTTTCAACTTAACTTCTTGTCGTAAAGCATCACTAATTTCCATCGATGCTTCATAACCGACATCTGCTCCGATAAGAATTTCTTCTAATTCTTCAAAGAAATCTTCATCGACTGTTCTGAAGTTTGCAAAAAGTTCATTCATCCGACTTGAAAAAGATTTGCGTGTTTTTTCTAATCCTTTTTCATATTTTTCTGACACTTCGGTTGTTTCAATTTTTTCTTCTCCTGTAAATGCTCGTTTTATCTTATCAAAAAACCCCATTGTCTTACCTCTTTTCTTTTTTTATTCATATTGAACTTTTTTTAGTCATTTTAGTTTATTGGAGAGCAAATTTTTTAATAGCATGGGCCACACCATGATCATTATTATTTTTAGTTATAAACTGAGCTATTCCTTTTATTTCAGAAGTGGCATTTTCCATAGCTACTCCCATTCCAGCAAATTCAATCATTGCAAAATCATTGGCCTCATCACCTATAGCCATTACTTCATGAGTCTCTATTCCTAACCGCTCACAAAGAATAGCGATTCCTTTACCCTTATCTACTTCTTTATTCAACAATTCCAGTAAAACGGGTCTAGACTTCATTATATTAAATCTTTCAAAAAATTCTGAGGGTATTTTAGTAATGGCCTCATCTAAAGATTCTTCTTCATAACAAAAAACTATTTTATTCACAGCTAAATCTTCAGAAAGGTCCTCAAGAAAAACCGGTACAAATGGTAAAGCATTCATCACGGTTGGATACAAAGAATCTCGTCCCACAGGATAAGGAGGTTCGTATACTTTTTCTAAATCAATGAAATTACAAGGAATATTGATATCTTGACTCAAGTTATACAATTCTTGTGTATCTTCTCTTGACAATGTCTTTTGCGATAAAATTTCACCAGTATCCGTTTTTTGAACTAATCCACCATTATAAGTAATTCCATAGTCTCCTGATTCTCTCAAGCCTAACTCTTCTAAGTAATGAATCATTCCTAAAAGTGGTCTACCTGTGCACAAAACAACTTTTATTCCTTGTTCTTTTGCTTTTTTAATAGCCTGTTTATTTTCATCGGAAATTATTCGATCTTTCGTTAACAAGGTACCATCTAGGTCAATCGCAATTAATTTAATCATTTAGTCGACTCCTTTAAATTTAATCTATCGTATTTACACTATCTCGTTCAGCTTCTTCTAGTCGAACAGAAACAATCTTAGATACGCCTGATTCTTGCATCGTAACGCCATACAAAACATCCGCTTCTTCCATTGTACCTTTACGATGAGTAATTACAATGAATTGTGTATCTCCATCAAATTTCTTTAAGTAGCGACCAAAACGCACTACATTAGCTTCATCTAATGCAGCTTCAACTTCATCCAAAATACAAAAAGGGACTGGTCTAACTTGAATGATAGCAAATAAC
Encoded proteins:
- the yidA gene encoding sugar-phosphatase; amino-acid sequence: MIKLIAIDLDGTLLTKDRIISDENKQAIKKAKEQGIKVVLCTGRPLLGMIHYLEELGLRESGDYGITYNGGLVQKTDTGEILSQKTLSREDTQELYNLSQDINIPCNFIDLEKVYEPPYPVGRDSLYPTVMNALPFVPVFLEDLSEDLAVNKIVFCYEEESLDEAITKIPSEFFERFNIMKSRPVLLELLNKEVDKGKGIAILCERLGIETHEVMAIGDEANDFAMIEFAGMGVAMENATSEIKGIAQFITKNNNDHGVAHAIKKFALQ
- a CDS encoding putative DNA-binding protein, giving the protein MEIERTNRMNAFFDFYGSLLTEKQQKYMLLYFADDYSLGEIAEDFDVSRQAIYDNIRRTEQILTDYEKKLHLVENFNQTEKTLDEFSSYITTHYPNDSRLQSYIQKLKKESAE
- the rpsP gene encoding 30S ribosomal protein S16, producing MAVKIRLKRMGSKRNPFYRIVVADSRAPRDGRFIEPVGTYNPVVSPAEVKLNEELVLKWLAEGAQPSDTVRNILSKEGVMKKFHDSKNSK
- the rimM gene encoding ribosome maturation factor RimM (Essential for efficient processing of 16S rRNA), which encodes MTELYNVGKIVNTQGIKGEVRVISRTDFPEKRYKKGSKLLLDQPGNKMIELIVASHRKHKMFDILSFQDHSNINDVEKYRDGILKVTSDQLGDLPENEYYLHQIIGLSVQDEEGQELGEVTEVLSPGANDVWVIKRPKGKDLLIPYIEDIVLNVDLENKHVTIHVMEGLLD
- a CDS encoding KH domain-containing protein; protein product: MADMNDLILTIVRPLVNYPERLIIDIVEKDEFSEYQLSVHPDDIGRLIGKKGRVAKAIRAIIYSVKVEGPKRTRLIIQNSQNS
- the ffh gene encoding signal recognition particle protein, whose product is MAFEGLSERLQNAMAKMRRKGKVSEADVKEMMREVRLALLEADVNFKVVKDFVKIVSERAVGSEVLESLSPSQQILKIVSEELTTLMGGEQSTIQMAAKAPTVVMMVGLQGAGKTTTAGKLVNHLRKTQNKRPMMIAADIYRPAAIQQLETLGEQLDIPVFSMGDQVSPVEIAKQGIQKAKDDHRDFVIIDTAGRLQIDEKLMTELSDIKAAVNPTEIFLVVDAMTGQEAANVAASFNEQLNITGVILTKLDGDTRGGAALSIRSVTGKPIKFVGQGEKLEALEPFYPDRMANRILGMGDMLTLIEKAQQDFDEKKNEEMTKKLKDNSFDFNDFIDQMDQVSNMGPIEDIIKMIPGMSNAPGLENLQIDPKDTARMKAIVLSMTPKERKNPDLLSQSRRRRIARGSARPIAEVNRMIKQFNESKKMMSKMTKGNFDGMDGMFGQGVKGKMGKMAMKSMTRKNKKKVKKKNKKKR
- the rplS gene encoding 50S ribosomal protein L19 → MNLIESITNEQLREDIPAFRPGDTVRVHAKIVEGTRERIQLFEGVVIKRRGAGVSETYTVRKISNGVGVERTFPLHTPRVAIIEVIRFGKVRRAKLYYLRALHGKAARIKEVRR
- the ftsY gene encoding signal recognition particle-docking protein FtsY — translated: MGFFDKIKRAFTGEEKIETTEVSEKYEKGLEKTRKSFSSRMNELFANFRTVDEDFFEELEEILIGADVGYEASMEISDALRQEVKLKNAKSEGEVQQVIIEKMVEIYEKDNTEKPEINFNKNGLSVILVVGVNGVGKTTTIGKMAKRYQSEGKKVVLAAGDTFRAGAIEQLVVWGERVGAQVVTGKAGSDPAAVVFDAVRQAKQQEADILIVDTAGRLQNKVNLMNELEKMKRVIEKEVSNGPHEVLLVLDATTGQNAMVQAKQFKQTTNVTGIVLTKLDGTAKGGIVLAIRKELDIPVKLVGLGEAVDDLQEFDPGEYIYGLFSALIKDSM
- the trmD gene encoding tRNA (guanosine(37)-N1)-methyltransferase TrmD; amino-acid sequence: MKIDILTLFPRMFEGPLTESIIGKAVDKKLVDISVRNFRDYSENKHRNVDDYPYGGGAGMLLTAQPIFSALDAIKSENPETKKRVILLDPAGVPFTQSLAEELTEESHLVFICGHYEGYDERIRTLVTDEISLGDFILTGGELGAMVIIDAAVRLLPEVLGNEESAKADSHSTGLLEHPQYTRPADFRGMKVPDVLISGNHKKIAEWQEKESLRRTYLRRPDMLTETVFTKDQKKWLDEIINEK